The Acuticoccus sediminis DNA segment TAAGGCTAACGGAAATGATTCGCTTGACCACGGCCGCGCGGCCGAATCGCCCGGGTGCGTCGCCCGTCGGCGACCGGGGCAGGGGTCTGGGTCGGGGCCGGGCGACCTAGTCCTCGTCGCGGCCCGTCCTCTCGCGATCGCGCTCATAGCGGTGGGCGAGCGGGAAGGGCGGCAGCCAGCCCTCGCGGCGCACGGTCCAGAGCTCGTAGGTCGGCGTGAGCTGGTCGGGCGCGTCCAGCGCGCCGAGGTGCACCTCGACCTCGTCGCCCGAGCGCGAGTAGACGGACGAGCCGCAGCGCGGGCAGAAGAACCGCCCCGCGAAGTCGCGCGTCTCGCCGTCGACCGTCACCGCGGCCTCGGGGAACACGGCCGACGCGTGGAAGAGGGCGCCGTGGTGCTTGCGGCAGTCGAGGCAGTGGCAGAGACCCACCCGGTACGGCCGCCCCGACGCCACGAGCCGGACATCGCCGCAAAGGCATCCCCCGGTGAAACGCTCCATGCTTCCCTCTCCCGGTCGGTCGGGACGGACGGCGTACGGCGGGCGGGAGTTCCGCCCGGGCGCCGGTCAGCCCGTCTTCTTCAGGACGAAGAGGTCGCCGGGGACGGGGACGCCTTCCTCCAGGCGGACCGTGACGGGCTCCTCGGCGACCACCTCGAGGCCGTTCGCGGCGTGGGTGGCGTGGATGTAGGCCGGGGCGTGGGCGAAGCGCTGGGTCTGGGTGACGCGCCAGCCCGCCTCGGCCCGCTCGGTCGAGGCGACGAGGAGCCCGCCCGGCACGAGGCAGCGTGCGGCGGCCCCGGCGAAGGCGGTCAGGTCGCCGAGGTAGGGCCAGACGTCGGTGGCGACGACGAGGTCGAACGGCGCCTCGTCCCACTCCTCAAGGAAGGCCACGGCCTCGGCGACGTAGAGGTCGCCATAGATGCCGCGCGCGTCGGTCATCTCCAGCATCTCCTCGGCGAGGTCGACGCCGACGATCTCCCCGGCGAGGTCGGCGAAGGCGACGCCGGCGAGACCCGTGCCGCAGCCGAGGTCGAGCATGCGCGCGGGCGGCGTCACGAAGGGCCCGGCGAGGCGCCGGGCGATCGCCGGCACGTCGTAGCCCAGATCGCCGACGAGGATGGCGTCGAACGCCTCGGCGTGCTGGCCGAACAGGGTGGCGACGTAGGAGGGGGGAGCGGCCGCCGGCGTCGCCGCGCCGTACTTGGCGAGGCGCATGACGACGCCGCAGTGGTCGTCCGGGTCGATCTCCAGGCAGCGCCGGAACAGCCGGGTCGCGGCCTCGATGTCGCCGGCGTCCTCGGCGGCGCGGGCGGCGTCGTAGGCCGTGCCGAGCGCTTCTTCGTCGACGCTCATCCGTGTCGCGCCACGAGCGCCGGCGGGGTCATGTGGCCGGCATCGCGCGAGGCGAGGGAGCGCTCGGCCGAGGTGATGTAGTCGCGGGTCAGTGGCACGGTGTCGATCTTCTTGGCGAGTTGCATCTGGAACACCATCATGTCGCCGGCGCGGAAGGAGGCCTCTGAGCCGGCGAGGTAGAACTCCCACATCCGCAGGAAGGTCTCGTCGCGCAGCTTCAGGACCTCCTCGCGGTGCTCGGTGAACCGGGCGAGCCAGTGCTTCAGCGTCTCGGCGTAGTGCAGGCGGAGGATCTCCACGTCGGTGACGATGAGGCCGGCCCGCTCCACCGCCGGCAGCACCTCCGAGAGGGCCGGGATGTAGCCGCCGGGGAAGATGTAGCGCTCGATGAACGGGTTGGTGGAGCCCGGCACGTCGGTCCGGCCGATGGAGTGGAGCAGCATGACGCCGTCGTCCTTGAGGACGCGGGCGACGGTCTGGAAGTACTCGTCGTAGTAGCCGACGCCGACGTGCTCGAACATGCCGACCGAGACGATGCGGTCGAACGTTTCCGTCACCGCGCGGTAGTCCTGGACGCGGAACTTGGCGTTGGGCTCGTTGGCGGCGCGCTCGTTGGCGTAGGCGACCTGGTTGTCGGCCAGCGTGATGCCGGTGACCTTCGCGCCGGTATTCTTGGCGAGGTAGAGGCCCATCCCGCCCCAGCCGCAGCCGATGTCGAGGACCGTCTGGCCCTCGTCCAGCAGCATCTTGGCCGCGATGTGGCGCTTCTTGGCAAGCTGCGCCGATTCCAGCGACATGTCGAAATGCGGGAAGTAGGCACACGAATACTGCCAGTCCTCGTCGAGGAAGAGGCGGTAGATGTCGTTGCCGACGTCGTAATGGGACTTGGCGTTGCGCCGGGCGACGCGGGCGGTGTTGTGCTGGTGCCAGCGGCGCATGATCCGGCGCATCGCACGGCTCAGCCGCGAGCTTCCGGACGATTCGAAATTCTTGATCAGCATGACGAGAAGGGACGTCAGGTCACCCTCTTCGACGACCCAGAGCCCGTTCATGTAGGCTTCGCCCAGGGTCAGCTCGGGATTTCCGACGAGCGCGCGCTCCGTGGAGGTGTCGGTGAAGCGGATCGCATACCCCGGCCCGGTGCCGTCGCCATAAATATTCTGCTCGCCGGCCGCATCGATGACGGTCAGCGATCCGTCGCGTACAATTGTCCGAAATAACCGGTGTAAAATGGGGTTCATCGCGTCTCTCCTTCGTAGCCAAGGAACGCAGAACCGACGGGCCTCCGCCCCACCGCCACGACAGCGTATCAGTGCCAAATAGACATGGCGCTATGCATTAAACATTCCATCAAAAAAGAATGCCACCGTTACGATGCAACGGTGGCATTCAGATATGAACGATCGTCCGGCGTTGAGAATTCGGCCGGGCGCTCTATGTCGTCGCCGGTCGGATCAGACTTCCGGCTGCTCGCCGAGACCCGGAACCTCGGTCGGCTCGTCGGCGGCGGGCGTCTCGTCTTCGTCCTCGAAGTCGACATCGTCGTCGAAGTCGCGCTCGGCGAGGACGTCCTCACCCTTGGCCTGACGCTCGGCTTCGTCCTGCGAGCGGGCGACGTTGATCGTCACCGGCACGATGACCTCCGGGTGGAGGACGAGGGTGATCTCGTGCAGGCCGATGGCCTTGATCGGCGCGCCGAGGTCGACCTGGCGGCGCTCGACGGAGAAGCCCTCGGCGGTCAGCACGTCGGCGATGTCGCGGGTGGACACCGAGCCGTAGAGCTGGCCCGTCTGGCCGGCCTGGCGGATGGCGACGAAGCTCTTGCCGGCAACGCGCTTGCCCAGCGCCTCGGCGGCCTGACGGCGCTCGGCGTTGCGGGCCTCGAGGTCGACCTTCTGGGCCTCGAACTTGGCGCGGTTGTCGCGGTTGGCGCGCAGCGCCTTGCCCTGCGGCAGGAGGAAGTTGCGGGCGAACCCGTCCTTCACGCGAACCTCTTCACCCATCTCGCCGAGCTTGGGGACGCGCTCCAAAAGAATGACATGCATCGTTCGTGTCTCCGATCTGTCCCGCGTGACAGCGGTTAGGGGCGGCTGCCCCAGATGGGGCCGGCGAACCGGCCGTGGATGGTGACCGGCGAACCGGCCATATGAAACTGCCGTCCGACCGGGGGGACCCGGCCGGGCGGCAGTGGGAAGGTTGCCGGGTGACCGGCAGATCGTGTCGCGGCCGCCGAAACGGCCGGCGAATTACTTAATGACGTAAGGAAGCAGGCCGAGGAAGCGGGCGCGCTTGATGGCCTTCGACAGCTCGCGCTGCTTCTTCGCCGAGACGGCGGTGATGCGCGAGGGGACGATCTTGCCGCGCTCGGAGATGTAGCGCTGCAGGAGCTTGACGTCCTTGTAGTCGATCCGCGGCGCGTTCGGGCCGGAGAACGGGCAGGTCTTCCGGCGGCGGAAGAAGGGGCGGCGGGTCGGAAGCTGAGCGATATCGACCATTATGCCATCTCCCTCTGGCGGCCACCTTCACGATCACGGTCGGGGCGATCGCGGTCCGGGCGGTCACGGTCCGGGCGATCGCGGTCGGAGCGGAAGCTGTCGCCGCCACCGTCCTCGCGCTCGCCACGCTCGCGGCGGCGGCGGTCGTCACGGTCGCGCTTCTGCTTCATGACGGACGGGCCGTCCTCGTGCTCGTCGACCTTGATGGTCAGCGTGCGCAGAACGTCTTCGTTCAGGCGCATCTGACGCTCCATCTCGAGCACGGCGGCGGCCGGCGCGTCGATGTCCATCAGCGCGAAGTGCGCCTTGCGGTTCTTGTTGATCCGGTAGGACAGGGTCTTGAGACCCCAGTTCTCGGTGCGGCCGACGGAGCCACCACCTTCGGCAAGCACGGCCTTGTACTGCTCGACGAGTTCGTCGACAGCCTGACCGGACACGTCCTGGCGGACCAGGAAAACGGTCTCGTAAAGGGGCATGTAGCGTCCTCAAGTATCCCCACCGACCATCGGCGGGGCGTCTCAGCGTCGGCGCAAAGCCTCGTCGAAGTGCCGGTG contains these protein-coding regions:
- a CDS encoding GFA family protein, which encodes MERFTGGCLCGDVRLVASGRPYRVGLCHCLDCRKHHGALFHASAVFPEAAVTVDGETRDFAGRFFCPRCGSSVYSRSGDEVEVHLGALDAPDQLTPTYELWTVRREGWLPPFPLAHRYERDRERTGRDED
- a CDS encoding class I SAM-dependent DNA methyltransferase; its protein translation is MSVDEEALGTAYDAARAAEDAGDIEAATRLFRRCLEIDPDDHCGVVMRLAKYGAATPAAAPPSYVATLFGQHAEAFDAILVGDLGYDVPAIARRLAGPFVTPPARMLDLGCGTGLAGVAFADLAGEIVGVDLAEEMLEMTDARGIYGDLYVAEAVAFLEEWDEAPFDLVVATDVWPYLGDLTAFAGAAARCLVPGGLLVASTERAEAGWRVTQTQRFAHAPAYIHATHAANGLEVVAEEPVTVRLEEGVPVPGDLFVLKKTG
- a CDS encoding SAM-dependent methyltransferase; translation: MNPILHRLFRTIVRDGSLTVIDAAGEQNIYGDGTGPGYAIRFTDTSTERALVGNPELTLGEAYMNGLWVVEEGDLTSLLVMLIKNFESSGSSRLSRAMRRIMRRWHQHNTARVARRNAKSHYDVGNDIYRLFLDEDWQYSCAYFPHFDMSLESAQLAKKRHIAAKMLLDEGQTVLDIGCGWGGMGLYLAKNTGAKVTGITLADNQVAYANERAANEPNAKFRVQDYRAVTETFDRIVSVGMFEHVGVGYYDEYFQTVARVLKDDGVMLLHSIGRTDVPGSTNPFIERYIFPGGYIPALSEVLPAVERAGLIVTDVEILRLHYAETLKHWLARFTEHREEVLKLRDETFLRMWEFYLAGSEASFRAGDMMVFQMQLAKKIDTVPLTRDYITSAERSLASRDAGHMTPPALVARHG
- the rplI gene encoding 50S ribosomal protein L9 gives rise to the protein MHVILLERVPKLGEMGEEVRVKDGFARNFLLPQGKALRANRDNRAKFEAQKVDLEARNAERRQAAEALGKRVAGKSFVAIRQAGQTGQLYGSVSTRDIADVLTAEGFSVERRQVDLGAPIKAIGLHEITLVLHPEVIVPVTINVARSQDEAERQAKGEDVLAERDFDDDVDFEDEDETPAADEPTEVPGLGEQPEV
- the rpsR gene encoding 30S ribosomal protein S18, giving the protein MVDIAQLPTRRPFFRRRKTCPFSGPNAPRIDYKDVKLLQRYISERGKIVPSRITAVSAKKQRELSKAIKRARFLGLLPYVIK
- the rpsF gene encoding 30S ribosomal protein S6 — its product is MPLYETVFLVRQDVSGQAVDELVEQYKAVLAEGGGSVGRTENWGLKTLSYRINKNRKAHFALMDIDAPAAAVLEMERQMRLNEDVLRTLTIKVDEHEDGPSVMKQKRDRDDRRRRERGEREDGGGDSFRSDRDRPDRDRPDRDRPDRDREGGRQREMA